A single Stutzerimonas stutzeri DNA region contains:
- a CDS encoding GPW/gp25 family protein, with protein sequence MIGMSATTGRALEGNAHLAQSIADILTTPIGTRIMRREYGSQLPDLIDWPTNDSTRLKAYAATAMALLRWEPRIRLSRVQLFLGEQPGQVVLDIEGTRADVNEPLSLRVPLNLGAIA encoded by the coding sequence ATGATCGGCATGTCTGCCACCACTGGCCGCGCCCTCGAGGGCAACGCCCACCTGGCGCAGTCCATCGCCGACATCCTCACCACCCCGATCGGCACGCGCATCATGCGCCGCGAATACGGCAGCCAACTGCCGGACCTCATCGACTGGCCGACTAACGACAGCACGCGGTTGAAGGCCTATGCCGCCACCGCCATGGCGCTGCTGCGCTGGGAGCCGCGCATCCGTCTGAGCCGGGTGCAGTTGTTCCTGGGCGAGCAACCAGGGCAGGTGGTGCTCGACATCGAAGGCACCCGCGCAGACGTAAATGAGCCGCTCAGCCTGCGTGTGCCGCTTAACCTCGGAGCGATCGCATGA